In the Cyprinus carpio isolate SPL01 unplaced genomic scaffold, ASM1834038v1 S000003308, whole genome shotgun sequence genome, one interval contains:
- the LOC122143374 gene encoding protein PALS2-like, translating into MTLANAKSWPRGTHAAQCGDGEPMQQVLDNLKGSCHPSTGAKDIDLIFLRGIMESPIVRCSFAKAVQSNNVELVSEILSDMSSLITRDESAAELCKILKEPNFQSLLEAHDKVASKSYEAPPTSTNSTSMTSSSLMPADTVRMISIQKKDGEPLGVTFRVEDGDLVIARVLHGSMIDRQGMLHAGDVIREVNGREVGKDPMALQDMLRDCNGSITLKILPSYRDTPPPVQVSTPPIHSKPSEIK; encoded by the exons ATGACCTTGGCCAATGCCAAGTCCTGGCCCAG AGGGACCCATGCAGCTCAGTGTGGAGATGGAGAG CCAATGCAGCAGGTGCTGGATAACCTCAAAGGGAGCTGCCACCCTTCAACAGGAGCCAAAGACATCGACCTCATCTTCCTCCGTGGCATTATGGAGAGTCCCATAGTTCGCTGCTCCTTCGCTAAG GCGGTGCAAAGTAATAACGTGGAGCTAGTGAGTGAGATCCTGTCTGATATGAGCAGTCTGATCACTCGTGATGAAAGTGCAGCAGAACTCTGTAAGATCCTGAAGGAACCCAACTTCCAG TCCCTGTTAGAAGCTCACGACAAGGTGGCCTCTAAGTCATATGAAGCTCCTCCCACCAGCACCAATTCCACCAGCATGACCAGCTCATCCCTCATGCCGGCTGACACGGTTCGCATGATCAGCATCCAGAAGAAGGACGGAGAGCCTCTG GGTGTAACATTCCGGGTGGAGGACGGTGACCTTGTCATCGCGCGCGTTTTGCATGGCAGCATGATTGACAGACAGGGGATGCTGCACGCAGGTGATGTCATCCGAGAGGTGAACGGCCGAGAGGTGGGCAAAGACCCCATGGCTTTACAGGACATGCTAAGGGACTGCAATGGAAGCATCACACTCAAAATCCTGCCCAGCTACAGGGACACGCCTCCACCCGTACAGGTCAGCACACCACCGATTCACAGCAAACCCAGTgagattaaatga